TTTTTTTGAGGTCCGGCGTAAACAACTCGCCGTTATTCTGCCAAATCCAGGGATAGACACGTGAACCCCAGAAGTCAATCATACACCCGTACTGGTCAACTGTTTTATCACCGTTAGCATCTATAGTAAGTTTTTTTGCAATACTAAGATACTCCGCCCAGGTCCAGTTCTCCGCAGGATATTGCAGTTTTGCGGTATCAAACAAGTCTTTGTTGTAGAACAATACGTACACCGATGTGTACCGCGGTAATGAGTACAATTTACCGTTATAGGTACACGACTTAATGAGGCCAGGATAAAAATCTTTTAGTTGAAATCCCGGATCAGCTGCGATAAATTTATCAAGTTCATACAACGCACCTTTAGCGGCGAACGCTGGATAGTACGCTCCGTGGATTGACATAACATCCGGCGGCGTACCCGCAGCGAACATTGTCTGTAGTTTATCCATTGACCTCGCAGTTGCGTCATTGATTATCTGTACCGTAATCTTGGGATACTTTTTAGTGAACTCCTTCACCAGTTCTTCATTCACTAAATACTCAGGCTGCGGTGTCCATGTGAATAATGTTAATACCGCCTTTTTTTTTGTGCACCCGGAAGTTAATCCCGCAAAAAGTGTGAGTAATACCAATAACTTAACAATCTTTATTTTCATCTAAACTTATCCTCCCCTGAATATTTGTTTTACCAGTTACGCTTATCAATCGCATGCTTGGTATACGCATCCACTAAATGAAGGTCCGCCTGGTATACAAACACGCCATCCGCGCCTTCTTTCATATAACGTTCAATATCTTCTTTAATATCTTTTGGGTTAAAGAAAACCCCGCCGTCATGCGCGAACTCTTTCCACCCGTCAATACG
The Elusimicrobiota bacterium genome window above contains:
- a CDS encoding extracellular solute-binding protein — translated: MKIKIVKLLVLLTLFAGLTSGCTKKKAVLTLFTWTPQPEYLVNEELVKEFTKKYPKITVQIINDATARSMDKLQTMFAAGTPPDVMSIHGAYYPAFAAKGALYELDKFIAADPGFQLKDFYPGLIKSCTYNGKLYSLPRYTSVYVLFYNKDLFDTAKLQYPAENWTWAEYLSIAKKLTIDANGDKTVDQYGCMIDFWGSRVYPWIWQNNGELFTPDLKK